The following coding sequences are from one Pocillopora verrucosa isolate sample1 chromosome 5, ASM3666991v2, whole genome shotgun sequence window:
- the LOC131792781 gene encoding adhesion G protein-coupled receptor L4-like, which translates to MNISSANFAKNVSVVVGIVYKDLHDLLAPDQPIRIRSGNRRHLGSRIMAVAMAPNPDKLQENVVLKFRNLDVKARSKLVDKGEKKCMFWSGLSESSEEFSGRGCYVVTSKSNSEETVCSCSHFSHFAVLVTYDSIPGLTAEDETILQIITKVGLGFSITGILLTVIVYSFITDVRKPLSQIRLSLSVSLGAGQIIFLAGIKVTENTASCVTAAALSQYFLMAAFCWMMVEGVYLYLFVVKVYNIGEKMHTYHVISWGFPIVMVGISLSVATGKDGIQSYISDK; encoded by the exons ATGAATATTTCATCAGCAAATTTTGCGAAAAACG TATCGGTGGTTGTTGGGATTGTGTACAAAGATCTCCATGATCTCTTAGCTCCAGATCAACCCATCAGGATTAGATCAGGCAATAGAAG gcatttgGGTTCCAGGATAATGGCCGTAGCAATGGCTCCAAACCCAGACAAGCTGCAAGAAAATGTCGTCTTAAAGTTCAGAAACCTGGATGTAAAAGCAAGATCAAAATTA GTCGATAAAGGGGAGAAGAAATGCATGTTTTGGAGTGGCCTCAGCGAGAG ttcagaaGAGTTCTCAGGGAGAGGATGCTATGTGGTTACATCGAAaagcaactcagaagaaacagtttgcagcTGCAGTCATTTCTCTCATTTTGCTGTCTTAGTTACCTACGATAGTATTCCAGGG CTTACGGCCGAGGACGAGACTATTCTGCAAATTATCACCAAAGTGGGATTAGGCTTTTCCATCACCGGAATACTTTTGACAGTTATTGTGTATTCCTTCATCAC AGATGTTCGAAAGCCTCTTTCTCAAATAAGATTGAGTCTTTCTGTGTCACTCGGAGCTGGTCAAATAATCTTTCTCGCCGGTATAAAGGTCACAGAGAACACA GCTTCCTGTGTTACAGCAGCAGCTCTCTCGCAATATTTCCTGATGGCCGCTTTCTGTTGGATGATGGTCGAGGGAGTTTATCTTTATCTGTTTGTTGTGAAAGTTTATAACATTGGCGAAAAGATGCACACGTATCACGTCATCTCATGGG GTTTTCCGATCGTCATGGTAGGCATTTCATTGAGCGTTGCGACTGGAAAAGATGGAATTCAAAGTTATATCAGTGACAAATAG
- the LOC131791871 gene encoding cyclic GMP-AMP synthase-like receptor 3: MKKKKKKRRNFRPQIINASSLTKKLRDFAVKYVKISEESTTRARTLVKDYIEGQVKAFFRDHSVIEIIKLEYTGSFYEGLKTEAADETDIMVILKTPSTGIEVIQSQFPGYVRLRASSVQMFKEYSTVEGYINAKKLRNNWFYSLVHLAVNNIKPKSPYSEVRLVRRRHGPAVQVDIFKKGSDEKFLSVDLVPSLQVEENWYVPKPFTGKRYLLKNECLWRKTFSPKEKQLLASMDREDQGCRHELLQIVKTAVKRPVTSLPLDSYHLKTAFMHYIKRGDLDWVSRDALGKNFVGFLRELQSHMASRNLPHYWLDDVNVLDDFKKGVVQQMAYRLRSILNSEARLNKILK, translated from the exons atgaagaagaagaagaagaaacgaCGGAATTTCCGACCCCAG ATAATAAACGCCTCATCTTTAACGAAGAAACTTCGTGATTTCGCCGTAAAATATGTGAAGATTTCTGAAGAATCCACTACTCGTGCCAGGACGTTGGTCAAAGACTACATTGAAGGCCAGGTCAAAGCGTTCTTCCGAGATCATTCCGTCATTGAGATAATAAAACTGGAGTATACCGGCAGCTTTTACGAGGGTTTAAAGACTGAAGCTGCTGATGAGACCGACATCATGGTAATACTGAAAACACCAAGTACAGGGATCGAGGTTATCCAGTCCCAATTTCCCGGGTACGTCCGTCTCAGAGCAAGTAGTGTCCAAATGTTCAAGGAGTATTCGACTGTGGAAGGTTATATTAATGCCAAGAAGCTTCGAAATAACTGGTTCTACAGCCTTGTTCACCTCGCAGTGAATAATATCAAACCAAAATCCCCATACTCTGAGGTTCGTCTGGTTAGGCGTCGCCACGGACCAGCTGTCCAGGTGGACATTTTCAAGAAAGGATCTGACGAGAAGTTTTTATCAGTCGATCTCGTTCCTAGCCTCCAAGTCGAGGAGAACTGGTATGTGCCGAAGCCTTTTACAGGGAAGCGATATTTGTTAAAAAACGAGTGTCTCTGGAGAAAGACATTTTCACCAAAGGAGAAACAACTCCTAGCGTCCATGGACAGGGAAGACCAAGGCTGTAGGCACGAGCTCCTTCAAATCGTGAAGACCGCAGTCAAGAGGCCGGTGACATCTTTACCACTGGATTCATATCACTTGAAAACGGCCTTCATGCACTACATCAAAAGGGGAGACCTGGATTGGGTAAGTCGAGACGCGTTGGGGAAAAATTTCGTTGGATTTCTTAGAGAATTACAGAGTCATATGGCGAGCAGAAATCTTCCTCACTATTGGTTGGATGATGTAAACGTTTTGGATGATTTCAAGAAAGGGGTTGTCCAGCAGATGGCGTATCGTTTAAGAAGCATCCTAAACAGCGAAGCAAGGCTGAACAAGATACTCAAATAG
- the LOC131791863 gene encoding uncharacterized protein → MHGECQNPSFNKSWYIFSEWGKTWDFNQRTCRDQGGHLVSIETEEEWMFINNEIRKRSFKFYHIGLKKKADMWTWLSGKPLTICQGGGNRPSCGKHVAVIFNGSTSDIQCTINYFGIYYGRYKRAAYICEISNVTWKNSSQSYYQEYVEVPCTLEYGDKSWVQNCSLTSYTCKMNCTVTSCEHVPSKFPFEVCGQNCSHTNTLLVDQCSEQIHEGGYHTCNVTEYNLAIGEEEYKFEQAYYCEGDQCKLRCNGIRCTQICKEGEDDLLISTVTSSSTPSPAVVSASTESARTQPVPSPQPSLSSSPSRKIHKLANEYVSKFGRMEITRNNSLKEAIGVFDDFVISMRNIVKPLNGTFSTEQIETSRASTFDVADVFEEFILNYGKLHLVGTRSSQEIYSHKLGESERDHQLS, encoded by the exons ATGCACGGAG aatgCCAAAATCCTTCCTTTAATAAATCCTGGTACATATTTTCAGAGTGGGGAAAAACATGGGATTTTAATCAGCGCACCTGCCGAGACCAAGGCGGACACCTGGTTTCCatcgaaactgaagaagaatggATGTTTATCAATAATGAGATTCGAAAACGCTCTTTTAAGTTCTATCATAtcggtttaaaaaaaaaggccgaCATGTGGACTTGGTTGAGTGGAAAACCGCTGACTATTTGCCAAGGGGGAGGAAACCGGCCATCATGTGGGAAACATGTGGCTGTTATATTCAACGGGTCTACAAGCGACATACAGTGCACAATTAATTACTTCGGTATCTACTACGGTAGATATAAGCGGGCGGCCTATATCTGTGAGATCTCCAACG TTACATGGAAAAACTCTTCGCAGAGCTACTATCAAGAATACGTTGAAGTACCTTGTACACTGGAATATGGCGATAAGAGTTGGGTGCAAAATTGTAGCTTAACTAGTTATACCTGCAAAATGAACTGTACCGTAACTAGTTGTGAGCACGTGCCAAGTAAATTCCCCTTCGAGGTTTGCGGCCAAAATTGTAGTCACACGAACACATTATTGGTAGATCAATGTTCCGAGCAAATACATGAGGGAGGTTATCATACTTGCAACGTCACAGAATATAATCTGGCAATCGGCGAAGAGGAATATAAATTTGAGCAGGCTTACTATTGTGAGGGTGATCAATGTAAATTAAGATGCAATGGAATAAGGTGCACTCAAATTTGCAAAGAAGGAGAAGACG ATTTATTGATATCAACGGTTACATCATCATCTACGCCGTCACCTGCAGTAGTCTCTGCATCAACGGAATCAGCACGGACCCAACCGGTACCGTCGCCGCAGCCTTCGTTGTCTTCTTCACCTTCGAGAAAAATTCACAAACTG GCAAATGAATATGTCTCTAAATTTGGCAGAATGGAGATCACCAGAAACAATTCCTTAAAG GAGGCTATAGGGGTTTTTGATGACTTCGTCATCAGTATGAGAAACATCGTGAAACCTCTTAACGGCACGTTTAGCACAGAACAAATTGAGACAAGCAGAGCATCCACCTTTGACGTGGCAGATGTGTTCGAGGAATTTATTCTTAATTATGGCAAACTCCACCTGGTTGGAACGAGGTCTTCACAAGAGATCTATAGCCACAAATTGGGTGAGTCAGAACGCGACCATCAATTGTCCTGA